The Bacillota bacterium genome includes a window with the following:
- a CDS encoding tripartite tricarboxylate transporter substrate binding protein, producing MYTLGGVSLKRFCPLVLVLILAISVIVGCAQNGEEGEGEFNYPTKTIKYVVPFNPGGQSDLEARRQQKPLEEKLGVNVVIENKPGGGGAVGWSELVRKDPDGYYLTGMNIPHIILQPLARENAGYETDQVNPVALFQGTPIGLAVQPDSPYNTLDEFIEAAKAKPGQIIVGGSGTYSGHHITLMQLQDKTGAEFQYVPSQGAAPSLQSFLGGHVDALLANSNDLVQQEENMKILAIGSKERFESLPDVKTFMEQDIDMTASIDRGVAVPPETDKRIIEKLEKAFLEIAKDEEIRAQMKEEGFLPLAMGAEESKQYINEMKDKYSAILEKVQAEAK from the coding sequence ATTTATACACTAGGGGGGGTATCCTTGAAACGATTTTGCCCATTGGTTTTAGTATTAATATTGGCAATATCAGTTATAGTGGGATGCGCACAAAATGGGGAAGAAGGAGAAGGTGAATTTAACTACCCCACCAAGACAATAAAATATGTAGTGCCGTTTAATCCAGGCGGTCAGTCAGACCTAGAAGCCCGCAGGCAGCAAAAACCACTGGAAGAAAAGCTGGGAGTCAATGTAGTAATCGAAAACAAACCCGGTGGTGGCGGAGCAGTAGGCTGGTCAGAGCTGGTAAGGAAAGATCCCGACGGCTATTACCTGACCGGGATGAATATACCACACATTATACTGCAGCCGCTGGCCAGAGAAAATGCCGGCTACGAAACAGACCAGGTAAACCCGGTGGCACTATTTCAGGGAACACCCATCGGCTTGGCAGTACAGCCGGACTCACCCTATAACACACTGGATGAATTTATTGAGGCAGCCAAGGCCAAGCCCGGTCAAATCATAGTAGGTGGTTCCGGCACCTATTCCGGACACCACATCACCTTAATGCAGCTGCAAGACAAAACCGGTGCTGAATTCCAATACGTACCCTCCCAGGGAGCGGCACCGTCCTTGCAGAGCTTTTTAGGCGGGCACGTAGACGCACTGCTGGCCAACTCCAACGACCTTGTGCAGCAAGAAGAAAACATGAAGATACTGGCCATTGGTTCCAAAGAAAGATTTGAGTCCCTGCCGGATGTAAAAACCTTTATGGAACAAGATATAGACATGACAGCTAGTATTGACCGCGGTGTTGCAGTTCCGCCGGAAACAGACAAGAGAATCATAGAAAAACTGGAAAAAGCATTTTTAGAAATTGCCAAAGATGAAGAAATCCGCGCCCAAATGAAAGAAGAAGGCTTCCTGCCACTGGCCATGGGTGCAGAAGAATCGAAGCAATATATAAATGAAATGAAAGACAAGTACAGTGCAATATTAGAAAAAGTACAAGCAGAGGCAAAATAA
- a CDS encoding D-galactarate dehydratase — MTEPIFYGYKRENGRVGVRNHVAILALDDISNAAVEGVASIVQGTLPLPHAYGRLQFGEDLDLFFRTMIGTGCNPNIAACVVIGIEPNWTNKIVDGIAKTGKPVAGFAIERNGQYKTIETAARKAHEFVQYATELKRVECRGSELTVSVKCGESDTTSGLASNPTVGVVVDRVVEWGGTAIFGETSEITGGEDIVAERCATPEVKEAFLKMHTDYMKLIEGQGVDLLGSQPTQGNIAGGLTTIEEKALGNIQKIGRKAMVKSALKEAEAPKGTGLHFMNSSSAAAEMVTLCAAGGAVVHLFPTGQGNIVGNPVLPVVKLCANPITVATMSEHIDVDLTGLLRREMDLEGAGDKLMDMMLRACNGRMMSAEILGHKEFIMTKLYPSA, encoded by the coding sequence ATGACTGAACCAATATTTTACGGTTATAAGCGTGAAAATGGGCGTGTAGGAGTAAGGAACCATGTGGCAATTTTAGCTTTAGATGACATTTCAAACGCTGCTGTTGAGGGTGTTGCCAGCATAGTGCAAGGCACATTACCTTTGCCCCACGCATATGGGCGTTTGCAGTTTGGTGAAGATTTAGACCTATTTTTCCGTACCATGATTGGAACCGGGTGCAATCCAAACATTGCTGCTTGTGTAGTTATAGGTATTGAGCCTAATTGGACAAACAAAATAGTGGATGGAATAGCTAAGACCGGGAAGCCGGTAGCTGGTTTTGCCATTGAGCGTAATGGCCAGTATAAAACAATTGAAACAGCTGCACGCAAGGCTCATGAATTCGTGCAGTATGCTACCGAGCTAAAGCGTGTGGAATGCAGGGGTTCGGAGCTCACTGTTAGTGTTAAATGTGGTGAGTCGGATACAACTTCCGGCTTAGCGTCAAATCCCACTGTAGGTGTAGTGGTTGACCGGGTAGTGGAATGGGGTGGTACGGCAATCTTTGGTGAAACCTCAGAGATAACAGGTGGAGAAGACATTGTTGCTGAAAGATGTGCTACTCCGGAAGTAAAAGAAGCATTTTTGAAAATGCATACTGATTACATGAAACTGATTGAGGGTCAAGGAGTTGACCTTTTAGGATCCCAGCCAACACAGGGTAATATTGCCGGTGGTTTAACTACTATTGAAGAAAAAGCGTTAGGCAATATCCAAAAAATAGGCAGAAAAGCGATGGTAAAAAGTGCCCTAAAAGAGGCAGAGGCACCCAAAGGCACGGGGCTGCATTTTATGAATTCATCTTCTGCCGCGGCAGAAATGGTTACACTGTGTGCCGCAGGAGGAGCGGTGGTGCATTTATTCCCCACCGGGCAAGGAAATATTGTAGGTAACCCGGTACTCCCGGTGGTTAAATTGTGTGCCAATCCAATTACAGTCGCCACCATGTCCGAACATATCGATGTAGACCTTACCGGTTTATTGCGCCGTGAAATGGATTTAGAGGGCGCGGGAGATAAATTGATGGATATGATGTTAAGGGCATGTAACGGCCGTATGATGAGTGCGGAGATTCTTGGGCATAAAGAGTTCATCATGACTAAATTGTATCCCAGCGCTTAG